One segment of Sulfobacillus thermosulfidooxidans DSM 9293 DNA contains the following:
- the ribD gene encoding bifunctional diaminohydroxyphosphoribosylaminopyrimidine deaminase/5-amino-6-(5-phosphoribosylamino)uracil reductase RibD has protein sequence MESQVMQRALSLARRGRYTTSPNPMVGAVILDSHGQIVGEGYHKRPGGPHAEIVALRKAGEKAQGGTLYVTLEPCNHVGRTPPCTEAIIDAGITHVVIAMTDPNPEVKGGGIQRLKQAGITVEVGDGEKTARALNHAFITWSQKRRPYITLKSAMSLDGKVATKTGDSRYITHEKSLAKVHELRRLHDAILVGVGTILADDPALTYRGPKPGRDPIRVILDSHGRTPASARIFQQNSSAPTLIFTTSQSSIDWQRDIFSAGGEVIEVSQDPSGVVDLHEVLAELASRHVLSVLVEGGPRVHASFIAEQLADEWYSFISPIIIGGVAPTPVMGEGIARLADAYPVGPIDVHKMGEDVMIHGLFGSVNTSSSHHIKTQEGLHV, from the coding sequence ATGGAGAGTCAGGTAATGCAGCGCGCGTTATCGCTCGCACGCAGGGGCCGGTATACGACATCGCCAAATCCGATGGTGGGAGCAGTCATTCTGGATTCCCATGGGCAAATTGTCGGTGAAGGATATCACAAGCGCCCAGGTGGTCCCCATGCAGAGATTGTGGCATTACGAAAAGCAGGGGAAAAGGCTCAAGGTGGCACATTATACGTGACTCTTGAGCCCTGTAATCATGTTGGACGCACCCCGCCATGCACCGAGGCCATTATTGACGCGGGTATTACCCACGTGGTCATCGCCATGACTGATCCTAATCCAGAGGTCAAAGGAGGCGGTATCCAACGCCTCAAACAAGCCGGGATCACTGTAGAGGTTGGTGATGGCGAAAAGACCGCTCGCGCGTTAAATCATGCATTTATAACCTGGAGTCAAAAACGTCGACCCTATATTACATTAAAATCTGCCATGAGTCTTGACGGTAAGGTCGCCACCAAAACCGGAGATTCCCGCTATATTACACATGAAAAATCCCTTGCAAAGGTTCATGAACTCCGCCGGTTGCATGACGCCATTTTGGTGGGCGTGGGCACCATCTTGGCCGATGATCCCGCATTAACCTACCGGGGTCCGAAACCGGGACGGGATCCTATTCGGGTCATATTAGATTCTCACGGCCGCACTCCCGCCTCGGCGCGGATATTCCAACAAAATTCCTCGGCACCGACCTTGATTTTTACCACCTCACAATCGTCGATTGACTGGCAACGAGATATTTTCTCTGCGGGCGGCGAAGTCATTGAAGTGTCACAAGATCCATCTGGCGTCGTCGATTTACACGAGGTGTTGGCCGAGCTGGCGTCCCGACATGTGCTCTCGGTATTGGTCGAAGGAGGCCCCCGGGTTCATGCCAGTTTCATTGCAGAACAGTTGGCTGATGAATGGTACAGTTTTATTTCTCCCATCATTATCGGAGGGGTCGCTCCAACGCCCGTTATGGGAGAGGGCATTGCGCGCTTAGCTGATGCTTATCCGGTAGGACCTATCGATGTTCACAAAATGGGAGAAGATGTGATGATTCATGGATTGTTTGGTTCCGTGAACACGTCTTCATCCCATCACATCAAAACACAGGAGGGCCTTCATGTTTAG
- a CDS encoding AAA family ATPase translates to MTPASLLDKLEEVVIGKRQQALWLLVALVAGGHVLIEDVPGVAKTRLVKALAQILQLSFSRIQATPDLLPSDITGGMVYEPSTQSLQFRPGPIFHQMVLVDEINRATPRSQSALLESMEESQVSVDGTTYPLPEPFMLVATANPVEMAGTFPLPEAQKDRFLLSFAMGYPTLEEEQQMAYQLSHADPANDLVHEISVDEVLRWRQEADSVQVSRPINDYIVGLVRATRSHPQILLGASPRAVVQWIRALKAYAWIKGQTFCTPDDVQALMPVILGHRLIIQGGPRQNVFDERQRVLREILKEIQDSVVVPVESLS, encoded by the coding sequence ATGACCCCGGCGAGTTTATTGGACAAATTGGAAGAGGTCGTCATTGGCAAACGCCAACAAGCGTTGTGGCTGCTCGTTGCGTTGGTTGCTGGAGGTCACGTTCTTATCGAAGATGTTCCGGGTGTGGCGAAAACACGCTTGGTGAAAGCGTTGGCTCAAATACTTCAGTTATCGTTCTCGCGCATTCAGGCGACCCCTGACTTGTTACCGTCTGATATAACCGGCGGTATGGTGTACGAACCCTCTACGCAAAGCTTGCAGTTCAGACCAGGACCCATATTTCATCAAATGGTTCTCGTCGATGAAATTAACCGGGCTACGCCGCGCTCGCAATCTGCGTTACTTGAAAGCATGGAAGAATCGCAAGTCAGTGTGGATGGGACGACCTATCCATTGCCCGAGCCCTTTATGCTCGTGGCGACAGCCAATCCGGTGGAAATGGCGGGTACCTTTCCCTTGCCCGAAGCGCAAAAAGACCGGTTTTTACTCTCATTTGCCATGGGTTATCCCACATTGGAAGAAGAACAGCAAATGGCTTACCAATTATCACACGCCGACCCGGCCAATGATCTCGTCCACGAAATCTCTGTCGATGAGGTTCTTCGCTGGCGCCAAGAGGCTGATTCCGTGCAGGTGAGCCGACCCATTAATGATTACATTGTGGGATTAGTTCGTGCAACCAGAAGCCATCCTCAAATATTGCTTGGGGCATCGCCTCGTGCTGTGGTGCAATGGATTCGGGCCTTAAAGGCTTATGCGTGGATAAAAGGACAAACCTTTTGCACACCGGATGACGTGCAAGCCTTAATGCCGGTCATATTAGGGCATCGCTTGATTATCCAAGGCGGACCCAGACAAAACGTGTTTGATGAGCGGCAACGTGTATTGCGGGAGATCTTAAAGGAAATTCAGGACAGTGTCGTTGTTCCGGTTGAAAGTCTGTCATGA
- a CDS encoding type III pantothenate kinase, translated as MDTPRRFVDYLLAIDIGNTHIKVGLYHHGQWQEEWRLSTDPKRTADEYRIPLKSFLQDVLVEQVDQVVMASVVPLLTPVFHRVARTLSDAPPLDVTPPGYGLKVQYTPPDSLGADRFVNALGAWRKYRMNLVVVDVGTTATVDAVSHDGVFLGGTIAPGPHFLAQALAQGTARLPLIPPAIPDKLLGQNTQEAIAIGVGHGFIGMVNELIIRTWQVLGEKAPVILTGGWANRIMSHLPCEAKYEPMLTLDGLRYAAEYHFQRS; from the coding sequence GTGGATACGCCTAGACGCTTTGTGGACTATTTATTAGCAATTGACATCGGCAATACCCACATCAAAGTGGGATTATATCATCATGGTCAATGGCAAGAAGAATGGCGTTTGTCGACCGATCCCAAACGCACAGCGGATGAATATCGCATTCCTTTAAAGAGTTTTTTGCAAGATGTTTTGGTGGAACAGGTCGATCAAGTCGTGATGGCTTCGGTCGTCCCGTTATTAACACCCGTGTTCCACCGGGTTGCTCGCACATTATCCGACGCTCCACCCTTAGATGTGACTCCTCCGGGTTATGGATTAAAAGTGCAGTATACACCTCCCGATTCTCTAGGGGCAGACCGTTTTGTCAACGCATTAGGCGCATGGCGCAAATACCGCATGAATTTAGTTGTGGTGGATGTCGGCACAACGGCAACCGTCGATGCCGTCTCTCATGATGGCGTCTTTTTAGGTGGAACCATAGCCCCTGGACCTCACTTTTTGGCTCAGGCATTAGCTCAAGGCACTGCCCGCTTACCGCTTATTCCGCCGGCGATTCCTGACAAATTGTTGGGACAAAATACCCAGGAAGCGATTGCCATTGGAGTCGGGCATGGCTTTATTGGGATGGTTAATGAGTTGATTATCCGGACATGGCAGGTATTAGGAGAGAAAGCACCCGTTATCTTGACCGGAGGGTGGGCGAACCGGATTATGAGCCATTTACCCTGCGAAGCGAAATATGAACCGATGTTGACTTTAGATGGATTGCGTTATGCGGCCGAGTATCATTTTCAGCGCAGTTAG
- the glp gene encoding gephyrin-like molybdotransferase Glp — protein sequence MLMTVEEAQQRILSDLPPVMPKERVPLLQALGRVLAEDIISDEDIPGFTNSSMDGYAIIAQDVQNANANHPIALTVKGTIAAGHPSHQPVHHGEAYKIMTGAPLPPGADAVIQVEWTKKLSDNQVLALAPVRSSQNVRPQGQDIRRGDIVLHAGHPIKPPIVGILATLGIATVSVYQRPKVAIVSTGDELIEPGSPLGPGQIRNSNSYALAAAVLAAGGEPWVLSPAKDTKEAIRAKFLEAATQDIILSSGGVSVGDFDWVKDVLSEEGSLDLWRVNMKPGKPVTFGHLHGHPFFGLPGNPVSALVTFELFVRPVIREMMNVHQWQRTVLSLPLYESFTEIQDRRHYVRSRLVQEGEQVYVWPYSKQDSAVQTSWIGVEALMIVPENSGPYQAGDKLPVMLIPADV from the coding sequence ATGCTCATGACGGTTGAAGAAGCCCAACAACGGATATTATCGGATCTCCCTCCCGTAATGCCTAAAGAGCGTGTCCCGTTGCTGCAGGCACTAGGAAGAGTATTAGCCGAAGATATAATCAGTGACGAGGATATCCCAGGCTTCACCAACAGTTCTATGGATGGGTATGCGATTATAGCACAGGATGTCCAAAACGCAAACGCCAATCATCCCATCGCCCTCACGGTCAAAGGAACGATCGCAGCAGGCCATCCATCTCATCAGCCCGTACATCACGGCGAGGCCTATAAAATCATGACGGGAGCTCCTTTACCCCCGGGGGCGGATGCCGTTATCCAAGTGGAATGGACCAAGAAGTTGTCAGATAATCAGGTACTCGCTTTAGCCCCTGTGCGTTCCTCTCAAAATGTCCGTCCACAGGGACAAGATATTCGCCGAGGCGACATCGTACTTCATGCCGGCCACCCTATAAAACCGCCTATTGTGGGTATTCTCGCCACCTTAGGAATCGCAACGGTTAGCGTTTATCAACGCCCCAAGGTCGCCATCGTTTCGACCGGGGATGAGTTAATCGAACCGGGTTCTCCGTTAGGGCCCGGGCAAATCCGCAATTCGAACAGCTATGCGTTGGCTGCCGCCGTTCTTGCGGCCGGTGGAGAACCTTGGGTACTCTCACCAGCCAAAGATACTAAAGAGGCGATCCGTGCCAAGTTTCTTGAAGCTGCTACGCAAGACATCATTTTGAGTTCGGGGGGTGTCTCCGTCGGCGACTTTGACTGGGTTAAGGATGTGTTATCAGAAGAAGGCTCCTTAGATTTATGGCGCGTCAACATGAAACCCGGAAAACCCGTCACATTTGGTCATCTTCACGGTCATCCTTTTTTCGGGTTGCCGGGAAATCCGGTATCGGCATTAGTCACTTTTGAACTTTTCGTACGTCCGGTCATTCGCGAAATGATGAACGTGCATCAATGGCAGCGCACGGTTCTATCCCTACCATTGTATGAGTCTTTCACGGAGATTCAAGATCGTCGTCACTATGTTCGAAGTCGTCTCGTGCAAGAGGGCGAGCAAGTCTATGTCTGGCCCTACAGCAAACAAGATTCCGCGGTACAAACGTCGTGGATCGGCGTTGAAGCCCTCATGATTGTCCCGGAAAATTCCGGCCCCTATCAAGCTGGCGACAAACTCCCGGTCATGTTAATTCCAGCCGATGTTTAG
- a CDS encoding DUF58 domain-containing protein has translation MIWTTWSSRGIQIIAVILFLTGVLTQEFLIVTTAIFILVALFLANYMALQAFSHLQISSDRQHIIVESGETFHWSAVIANPLNIAAGRIQLRQDIPSGFSQSAPELKTEFVLGPHQQARVDMMLVSENRGRWIFPPLDLYQTDLLGWTDIATQKASPVMVTVWPKRIILPADFWRSARAMGDIKGQRWDEPDPSLYIGIRRYQPGDPLKWVHPYASMRMRELMIKEIDHTRSFHVEVICHPLSQLQSWYGIDREAVEDCFVLAASAVESALNQDFACGLTISCPLPGYGHGVSLPPVTGHSVVAEYLTNLAWAIPSGSLSSNLEMLMNQIILRNERPGLIVVVSPLWDPVLSPYLRLLAEQGYVIGWLTTSAEAHCDDDVDIRWQWKKGREIYAQYMARVI, from the coding sequence ATGATCTGGACAACGTGGTCGTCTCGAGGAATTCAGATTATCGCTGTAATCCTCTTTCTCACGGGAGTGCTCACACAAGAATTTTTGATAGTCACCACCGCGATCTTTATCTTGGTGGCCTTATTTCTGGCCAATTATATGGCTCTGCAAGCTTTTTCTCATCTACAAATTTCGAGTGACAGACAGCACATTATTGTGGAAAGTGGCGAGACTTTTCATTGGTCTGCAGTCATTGCCAATCCGTTGAATATCGCTGCCGGGCGCATTCAGTTACGACAAGATATTCCAAGTGGGTTTAGCCAATCGGCCCCCGAATTGAAAACGGAATTTGTCTTAGGCCCTCATCAGCAAGCCCGTGTGGATATGATGCTTGTGTCCGAAAACCGGGGCCGCTGGATTTTTCCGCCGCTGGATTTATATCAAACGGATTTATTAGGATGGACGGATATTGCTACCCAAAAAGCGTCACCGGTTATGGTCACGGTTTGGCCTAAACGGATTATTTTACCAGCTGACTTTTGGCGGTCGGCCCGGGCCATGGGAGATATTAAAGGGCAACGGTGGGATGAGCCTGATCCATCATTATATATAGGGATTCGTCGATACCAGCCTGGCGATCCGCTGAAATGGGTCCACCCATATGCATCAATGCGGATGAGAGAACTCATGATAAAAGAAATTGATCATACGCGTTCTTTTCATGTCGAAGTGATCTGTCACCCCTTAAGTCAGTTACAGTCATGGTATGGGATCGATCGGGAGGCCGTGGAAGATTGTTTTGTTTTGGCGGCGAGCGCGGTGGAATCCGCTTTGAATCAAGACTTTGCTTGCGGTTTAACGATTTCCTGCCCACTACCAGGTTATGGACACGGAGTATCTCTCCCACCAGTTACCGGTCACAGCGTGGTGGCGGAATATTTGACGAATTTGGCATGGGCAATACCCTCAGGTTCTTTGTCGTCGAATTTAGAAATGTTAATGAACCAGATTATCTTGCGCAATGAACGGCCCGGATTGATTGTTGTCGTATCTCCGTTATGGGATCCTGTGTTATCACCATATTTACGACTTTTGGCGGAACAGGGCTATGTCATTGGATGGCTGACAACCAGTGCTGAGGCTCATTGTGATGATGATGTGGATATCCGGTGGCAATGGAAAAAAGGACGGGAGATTTATGCTCAATATATGGCCCGTGTTATTTGA
- a CDS encoding MFS transporter — translation MSQSVSSSSSHQDEFWLLANNASVSLAAHFREIALGLFLTHLNASPKAYAWYFLMGSIPGLFMTSVYQIIGRRYSSKSVMVFTYVIRLLAAITLWQVNHFPQAIAVLFVFAASRSLYQIAEAPYLTKTDNGISTGRLIAWLRQTESLIDLIGPLLAGWVLRLCGYRQGFLINAVFYLIGLAFIAQLSKISPAKKEHLTSQVRSARRIEMPLFVIWVANFLVWIGNVMSMAYLFHILHKGSLSYGVIMTLWGGSGIFSGQVLRRLSYTKLSQFMALWFGLLAISWFIISQDIGYALFCVATVLIGFSWWMIQDSLTAIVLTSRSGHTAALSQARLQAFGEMGSFLGMLVIVLLPSRALHIQTIFQHLALWALVLAGGLCIYAVIIRKTDHCRIHDTK, via the coding sequence ATGTCGCAATCCGTCTCTAGCTCATCTAGCCATCAAGACGAGTTCTGGCTCCTCGCGAATAATGCCAGTGTGAGCTTAGCAGCACATTTCCGCGAAATTGCTTTGGGTCTTTTCCTGACCCATCTCAATGCTTCGCCTAAAGCCTATGCTTGGTACTTCTTGATGGGATCCATTCCTGGCCTATTTATGACGTCTGTCTATCAAATAATTGGACGACGATACTCTTCCAAATCTGTTATGGTTTTCACCTATGTCATCCGCTTGCTAGCGGCCATCACTCTGTGGCAAGTCAACCATTTTCCCCAAGCCATCGCGGTGTTATTTGTTTTCGCTGCGAGTCGTAGCCTCTATCAAATCGCGGAGGCTCCGTATTTGACCAAAACCGATAATGGAATCTCTACTGGGCGCCTTATTGCCTGGCTTCGCCAAACCGAGAGCCTCATTGATCTCATCGGTCCGCTATTGGCGGGATGGGTTCTTAGGTTATGCGGCTACCGCCAGGGCTTCCTCATTAATGCCGTTTTCTATCTCATAGGCCTCGCTTTCATTGCTCAGCTTTCTAAGATTTCACCCGCAAAGAAGGAACACTTAACATCTCAGGTGCGATCTGCCAGGCGCATAGAGATGCCGCTTTTCGTAATATGGGTCGCGAATTTTCTGGTGTGGATAGGCAACGTCATGTCCATGGCCTACTTGTTCCATATTCTTCATAAAGGGTCTTTAAGCTATGGGGTGATTATGACTCTTTGGGGCGGATCGGGGATTTTTAGTGGCCAGGTTCTTAGGCGTCTCTCTTATACGAAGCTATCACAATTCATGGCCCTGTGGTTTGGATTATTGGCTATTTCGTGGTTTATCATTTCCCAAGATATCGGCTATGCGCTTTTTTGTGTGGCGACGGTTCTGATAGGGTTTAGCTGGTGGATGATTCAGGACAGTCTCACCGCCATCGTTTTAACGTCGCGATCGGGTCACACTGCCGCCTTATCGCAGGCTCGACTTCAGGCGTTTGGTGAGATGGGATCATTCCTTGGCATGCTCGTCATTGTGCTGCTTCCATCGCGGGCCCTTCATATTCAGACGATTTTTCAGCATCTCGCTTTATGGGCTTTGGTTTTGGCTGGAGGATTATGCATCTATGCCGTCATAATCCGCAAAACAGACCATTGCCGGATTCATGACACGAAATAA